In one Solanum lycopersicum chromosome 11, SLM_r2.1 genomic region, the following are encoded:
- the LOC109118976 gene encoding uncharacterized protein: MWHTTATEKREEDGEVTQRSPIRVHRKRQNTGDLNGVRERSFRSQTGRSALSPEKRRSPASSRGVQGRGMPQQRRNVGPPNGLRRGPSENGVRWSNSPAKRGLVDARRNVRNRSPAAREAEKPGNQSPARNAENEGSSSKTEKPKEEVSPVTSESLENPLVLMECFIFRFDDKNILSHQT, from the coding sequence ATGTGGCACACGACGGCGACGGAGAAGAGagaggaagatggggaagtgaCACAGAGGTCACCGATTAGAGTACATAGGAAGAGGCAAAACACTGGAGATCTCAATGGAGTTAGAGAGAGAAGTTTTCGGTCTCAGACGGGAAGATCGGCGCTGTCTCCAGAAAAAAGAAGGTCGCCGGCTTCGTCAAGGGGAGTACAGGGGAGGGGAATGCCGCAACAAAGGCGTAATGTGGGACCCCCAAATGGACTCCGACGCGGTCCCAGCGAAAATGGGGTTCGGTGGTCAAATTCTCCGGCGAAACGTGGACTGGTGGATGCACGTCGGAATGTGAGAAACAGAAGTCCGGCGGCGCGTGAAGCAGAAAAACCTGGTAATCAATCGCCGGCGAGAAACGCCGAGAATGAGGGAAGTAGTAGTAAAACTGAAAAACCCAAAGAAGAAGTTTCGCCGGTAACTAGCGAATCACTTGAAAATCCTCTGGTTTTAATGGAATGCTTCATTTTTAGGTTTGATGACAAAAACATATTAAGTCATCAAAcctaa